From Salvelinus namaycush isolate Seneca chromosome 2, SaNama_1.0, whole genome shotgun sequence, one genomic window encodes:
- the LOC120059235 gene encoding serine/arginine-rich splicing factor 6-like: MRALDKLDGTNINWRKICLVEDKPCHRRSYSGSCFWSRSRHHSRSRSRSFGSHSRSQSRSTHRSRSRSNQKSRSRSGKKSLSKSLKSRSKSRSRSRTRKSCSHSHKSRSRSVSIKSSSHSDTRMSRSKS; encoded by the exons ATGAGGGCCCTGGACAAGCTGGATGGCACCAACATCAACTGGAGGAAGATCTGCCTGGTGGAGGACAAGCCTTGCCACCGACGCTCCTACTCTGGCAGCTGCTTCTG GTCTCGGAGCAGACATCACTCTCGCAGCAGGAGCAGAAGTTTTGGCAGCCACTCCAG GTCACAGTCTCGTAGTACACACCGCTCTCGCTCCAGGTCCAACCAGAAATCCCGTTCTAGATCTGGGAAGAAGTCCCTCTCCAAGTCACTCAAATCGCGTTCCAAGTCCCGCTCACGTTCTCGCACCAGGAAGTCCTGTTCTCACTCCCACAAGTCTCGCAGCCGCTCAGTGAGCATCAAATCCAGCTCTCACTCCGACACCCGCATGTCTCGCTCCAAGAGCTAG